In Cupriavidus taiwanensis, the following proteins share a genomic window:
- a CDS encoding DJ-1/PfpI family protein translates to MAKKILMLVGDYAEDYETMVPFQALQMVGHSVDAVCPDKRAGDACATAIHDFEGDQTYSEKRGHNFTLNASFAEIDPASYDALVIPGGRAPEYLRLNARVLEIVRHFAEADKPIAAVCHGAQLLAAAGVLEGKTCSAYPACAPEVKLAGGTYAEIPVDQAHTDGNLVTAPAWPAHPAWLAQFLAVLGTRIVH, encoded by the coding sequence ATGGCAAAAAAGATTCTGATGCTGGTGGGCGACTACGCCGAAGACTACGAAACCATGGTGCCGTTCCAGGCGCTGCAGATGGTGGGCCACAGCGTCGATGCCGTGTGTCCGGACAAGCGCGCGGGCGACGCGTGCGCCACCGCGATCCACGATTTCGAGGGCGACCAGACCTACAGCGAGAAGCGCGGCCACAACTTCACCCTCAACGCCAGCTTCGCCGAGATCGACCCGGCCAGCTACGACGCGCTGGTCATCCCCGGCGGGCGCGCCCCCGAATACCTGCGCCTGAACGCGCGCGTGCTGGAGATCGTGCGGCACTTCGCCGAGGCGGACAAGCCGATTGCCGCGGTGTGCCACGGCGCCCAGCTGCTGGCGGCAGCGGGCGTGCTGGAAGGCAAGACCTGCTCCGCCTACCCGGCCTGCGCGCCGGAAGTGAAGCTGGCCGGCGGCACCTACGCCGAGATCCCGGTCGACCAGGCCCACACCGATGGCAACCTCGTCACCGCCCCGGCATGGCCGGCGCACCCCGCCTGGCTGGCGCAGTTTCTTGCGGTGCTGGGCACGCGGATCGTACATTAG
- a CDS encoding adenine phosphoribosyltransferase: MADSIIQSPDLGDVTGYLRERIRTVPDWPQPGVMFRDITPLLQDPKTLRVLIDVFVHRYMDAQLDLVAGIDARGFILGAIVAYELNLGFVPIRKKGKLPFQTVAEEYELEYGSATVEIHADACKAGDRVLLVDDLIATGGTMMAGRRLLERLGATVVEGAAIVDLPELGGSKLLHGAGLPLFTVCKFEGH, translated from the coding sequence ATGGCAGATTCCATCATCCAGTCCCCCGACCTCGGCGACGTCACCGGCTACCTGCGCGAGCGCATTCGGACCGTGCCGGACTGGCCCCAGCCCGGCGTGATGTTCCGCGACATCACGCCGCTGCTGCAGGACCCCAAGACCCTGCGCGTGCTGATCGACGTGTTCGTGCACCGCTATATGGATGCGCAACTGGACCTGGTGGCGGGCATCGATGCGCGCGGCTTTATCCTGGGCGCGATCGTCGCGTACGAGCTGAACCTCGGCTTCGTGCCGATCCGCAAGAAGGGCAAGCTGCCGTTCCAGACCGTGGCCGAGGAATACGAGCTTGAGTACGGCAGCGCCACGGTCGAGATTCACGCCGACGCCTGCAAGGCCGGCGACCGCGTGCTGCTGGTCGACGACCTGATCGCCACCGGCGGCACCATGATGGCCGGGCGCAGGCTGCTCGAGCGCCTGGGCGCGACCGTGGTCGAGGGTGCGGCCATCGTCGACCTGCCCGAGCTGGGCGGATCGAAGCTGCTGCACGGTGCCGGCCTGCCGCTGTTCACCGTGTGCAAGTTCGAGGGCCACTGA